In Yersinia enterocolitica subsp. enterocolitica, one DNA window encodes the following:
- a CDS encoding PTS sugar transporter subunit IIA gives MLDNITAENIHLGCHAKNKAEVLSMVGKEFKAKGYINQDCIAFLNEREQQVSTFLGNGITLPHLPKSATNIIVKTGVEIFQFPDGVIWDRSNVMFIAIGVIAKEKEHIDVLKDIASIFSDEIIANALSLISSKQDFLRILNRK, from the coding sequence ATGCTAGATAATATTACTGCTGAAAATATCCATTTAGGATGTCATGCAAAAAATAAGGCTGAAGTTTTATCCATGGTAGGGAAAGAGTTTAAAGCTAAAGGCTATATTAACCAGGATTGTATTGCTTTCCTTAATGAAAGAGAGCAGCAAGTCTCTACGTTTCTGGGCAATGGTATTACCTTACCTCACCTACCAAAATCAGCTACCAATATTATCGTTAAAACAGGTGTTGAGATCTTCCAATTCCCGGATGGTGTTATTTGGGATAGAAGCAATGTGATGTTTATTGCCATTGGCGTTATCGCAAAAGAAAAAGAGCATATCGATGTGCTAAAAGATATTGCCTCGATCTTTAGTGATGAAATTATTGCTAATGCACTTTCGCTGATTTCAAGTAAGCAGGATTTTCTGCGTATTCTTAATCGAAAATAG
- a CDS encoding DUF2058 domain-containing protein — protein MTKLTLQEQMLKAGLVSSKKMAKVQRTAKKSRVQAREAREAVEENKKAQLERDKQLSEQQKQAALSKEYKAQVKQLIEMNRINLSKGDIGFNFTDNNLIKKIVVDKMTQAQLISGRLAIARVVTDNNGESEYAIIPASVADKIAQRDANSIVLNSALSQEEQDEEDPYADFKVPDDLMW, from the coding sequence ATGACAAAACTTACCTTACAAGAGCAGATGCTAAAAGCTGGATTAGTGAGCAGCAAAAAAATGGCTAAAGTCCAACGAACAGCTAAAAAGTCACGAGTTCAGGCTCGTGAGGCGAGAGAAGCTGTGGAAGAAAATAAAAAAGCACAACTTGAGCGTGATAAACAGCTAAGCGAACAACAAAAACAAGCTGCTTTATCTAAAGAGTATAAAGCTCAGGTGAAGCAGCTTATTGAAATGAACAGAATCAACCTTTCAAAAGGCGATATTGGTTTTAACTTCACAGATAATAATTTAATTAAAAAAATAGTTGTGGATAAGATGACGCAAGCTCAGCTGATTAGCGGTCGTCTCGCTATTGCTCGAGTCGTTACGGATAACAATGGCGAAAGTGAATACGCTATTATCCCCGCGAGTGTCGCCGATAAAATTGCGCAGCGTGATGCGAACAGTATTGTCTTAAATAGTGCGCTAAGTCAGGAAGAGCAAGATGAAGAAGATCCGTATGCTGATTTTAAAGTGCCCGATGATTTGATGTGGTAA
- a CDS encoding HamA C-terminal domain-containing protein, with amino-acid sequence MKMDDYPKGKIYIFKSQKDASIRRGTCFSISNRVVLTAKHTVETDGEYSLFLSPDDFMSGVGVKLKLLAGYNNAQADFVLLECVDYEFPSYIQAGVVDLEVDEKIHVFGFPVEKDQIPAAFTSTVSCITGNITTAKHSFEIAQVSTVSNYKGMSGSPVLFNGYVVGMLIVQHGSTTLHVLSISDIYSKLGVSFHHFRLQASVREEIEYMPPEHPDTPFEICIDCNKTVPNVKGIDIGFEYNEWRKSDLIEYTKDWLIDYSLTAQHKKAIDNRPAKQLAEAIKKYPIDNQNALGDLFLHMAIRQNHKTIPVINGVYHINGELLFSCSHIVINGGQIELWLGASSIKDSMDEAILSVIENINNLISVNEIKTRLLVITSEIDEDWPFKEKLRKLADNQLPIENRVDKIILPIFIVNSSEIIKNYSKNDFLLKFREEIDTCRTLLSSGYTNKIVQLIDVRVFLYPVDDIVSLYDDFKKEVSK; translated from the coding sequence ATGAAAATGGATGATTACCCTAAAGGTAAAATATATATATTCAAATCTCAAAAAGACGCATCAATTCGAAGAGGTACGTGTTTTAGCATTAGCAATCGTGTGGTTTTGACTGCTAAACATACAGTTGAAACAGATGGCGAGTATAGCTTGTTTTTATCACCGGATGACTTTATGTCTGGAGTAGGAGTTAAGTTAAAATTGCTTGCTGGATATAATAATGCACAAGCTGATTTTGTCCTGCTAGAATGTGTTGATTATGAATTTCCATCATATATACAAGCTGGAGTAGTGGATCTGGAAGTAGATGAAAAAATACATGTTTTTGGATTTCCGGTAGAAAAAGATCAAATTCCAGCTGCTTTTACATCGACTGTTAGCTGCATAACCGGAAATATAACTACAGCTAAACACAGTTTTGAAATCGCTCAAGTTTCAACAGTATCTAATTATAAAGGAATGTCGGGTTCTCCTGTGCTTTTTAATGGATATGTGGTAGGAATGCTGATTGTGCAACATGGTAGTACAACATTGCATGTATTATCTATTTCTGACATATATAGTAAACTTGGAGTTTCATTCCATCATTTTCGTTTACAAGCGTCAGTACGTGAAGAAATTGAGTATATGCCGCCTGAACATCCTGATACACCATTTGAAATATGCATTGATTGCAATAAAACCGTTCCAAATGTTAAAGGGATTGATATTGGATTTGAATATAATGAATGGAGAAAAAGTGACCTCATTGAGTATACTAAAGATTGGTTAATTGACTATTCTTTAACTGCGCAACATAAGAAAGCCATCGACAATCGGCCTGCAAAACAACTTGCAGAGGCCATTAAAAAATATCCAATTGATAACCAAAATGCATTAGGTGATCTTTTTCTACATATGGCAATTAGACAAAATCACAAAACTATTCCCGTAATCAATGGCGTATATCATATCAATGGTGAACTATTATTTTCTTGCTCGCATATAGTGATTAATGGCGGACAAATTGAATTATGGCTTGGTGCTTCGTCAATAAAAGATTCTATGGATGAAGCAATATTGTCTGTTATTGAAAATATTAATAATCTGATCAGTGTCAATGAGATTAAAACAAGGCTTCTAGTCATTACATCTGAAATAGATGAAGATTGGCCTTTCAAAGAAAAATTACGTAAGCTTGCTGATAATCAGCTTCCAATAGAGAATCGGGTAGACAAAATAATCCTTCCAATATTCATTGTAAATTCTAGCGAAATAATAAAAAACTATAGTAAAAATGATTTCTTATTAAAGTTTAGAGAAGAGATTGATACTTGTCGAACATTGTTATCTTCAGGGTATACTAATAAAATTGTTCAACTAATAGATGTTAGGGTTTTTCTTTACCCTGTGGACGATATCGTGTCATTGTATGATGATTTTAAAAAGGAAGTTTCAAAATGA
- a CDS encoding RluA family pseudouridine synthase gives MSKIVDTFIAPLCHDKIETLYQDDHLVLINKPTGLLSLSGKNPQNLDSVHHRLVQIFPGCTLVHRLDFGTSGLMVIARNKAINAALCQQFSQRTVTKVYSALLCGHLDDNEGVIDAAIAKDPALFPLMLICATHGKPARSGYRVVERFYHELEDGRSLPLTRVQLIPETGRTHQLRIHCQQLGHPIWGCDLYGGRLLPGTEQTPRLMLHASELHFVHPISEEWIKISNASPF, from the coding sequence ATGTCTAAGATCGTCGATACTTTTATTGCCCCGCTGTGCCATGACAAGATAGAGACGCTCTATCAGGACGATCACCTGGTACTTATCAATAAACCCACAGGGTTACTCAGCCTCTCGGGGAAAAACCCGCAAAATCTCGATTCGGTGCATCATCGGCTGGTTCAGATATTCCCCGGCTGCACCCTGGTTCACCGCCTCGATTTCGGTACTTCCGGGCTGATGGTCATTGCGCGCAATAAGGCTATCAATGCCGCACTCTGCCAACAGTTCAGCCAGCGCACAGTGACCAAAGTGTACAGCGCTTTGCTTTGCGGGCATCTGGATGACAACGAAGGGGTGATAGACGCAGCAATTGCCAAAGATCCGGCGCTGTTCCCACTGATGTTGATTTGCGCAACTCATGGCAAGCCCGCTCGCTCCGGCTATCGAGTCGTTGAACGTTTTTATCATGAGTTGGAAGACGGAAGGTCACTACCATTGACGCGGGTACAGCTCATCCCAGAAACCGGGCGTACTCATCAGCTGCGCATCCACTGCCAGCAGTTGGGCCACCCGATTTGGGGCTGTGACCTGTATGGCGGCCGCTTGCTGCCGGGAACCGAACAGACACCACGACTGATGCTGCACGCCAGTGAGTTACATTTTGTTCATCCCATTAGCGAGGAGTGGATCAAAATCAGTAATGCCAGCCCGTTCTGA
- a CDS encoding ComEC/Rec2 family competence protein has protein sequence MNVYLNDAGNGDCIIVETPNTVIMIDGGTASSYKLWNCNLERLSEIDALFVTHIDNDHVNGLICMFEKRRHPVIKEVFFNGIEQLTNSKLIEESISHEESSTLDKMISNFSDVDEGGVDIGFSEGTSLSYILKTLNYNINERFNGEVLTTATVLNEFSIGDITFEIIGPTVKNIERINNSWLEVLSEYDLKMKWLHKKHSVAFEKYIESLKNEIGYSNICEEMDDSIEVLADREFADDNSLNNMSSISFLATSDGKKILFLGDSDTKTILEWMDRKGYETLEVDAVKLPHHGSKHNYNKSLLERVLCKKYLISTNGKKHSHPDIETLARIVKYSKIQPVDIYINHSVEHINNAFKENFSSYSSESNIFSIQKRFLYENG, from the coding sequence ATGAATGTTTATTTAAATGACGCTGGTAATGGTGATTGCATAATAGTAGAAACACCAAACACAGTAATCATGATTGATGGAGGAACTGCTTCCTCTTACAAGCTCTGGAATTGTAACCTAGAAAGATTGAGTGAAATTGATGCTTTGTTTGTAACACACATTGATAATGATCATGTTAATGGTCTAATTTGCATGTTTGAAAAACGGCGTCATCCTGTTATAAAAGAGGTCTTCTTCAATGGAATTGAGCAATTAACTAATTCTAAACTGATTGAGGAAAGCATATCTCATGAGGAATCATCTACGCTTGACAAAATGATATCAAACTTCTCGGATGTTGATGAAGGAGGAGTAGATATAGGATTTTCAGAAGGGACCTCTCTTTCTTACATATTGAAAACACTCAATTATAATATTAATGAAAGGTTTAATGGTGAAGTATTAACAACTGCGACCGTTTTAAATGAATTTTCTATAGGTGACATTACATTTGAGATCATTGGGCCTACAGTAAAAAACATTGAGAGAATTAATAATAGTTGGTTAGAGGTTCTTTCAGAATATGATCTAAAAATGAAATGGTTACATAAAAAGCATAGTGTTGCATTTGAGAAGTATATTGAAAGCCTAAAAAATGAAATCGGTTATAGCAATATATGTGAGGAGATGGATGACAGCATCGAAGTATTAGCTGATAGAGAGTTTGCTGATGACAACTCTTTAAATAATATGAGTAGTATATCTTTTTTAGCAACTAGTGACGGGAAGAAAATATTATTTCTTGGAGATAGTGATACAAAGACAATACTAGAATGGATGGATCGTAAAGGATATGAAACACTTGAGGTAGATGCGGTTAAGTTACCACATCATGGTAGTAAACATAATTATAATAAAAGCTTATTAGAGAGGGTTCTCTGCAAAAAATATTTAATTAGCACCAATGGGAAAAAGCATTCACATCCAGATATTGAAACTTTAGCTCGAATTGTAAAATATTCAAAAATACAGCCAGTTGATATTTATATTAATCACTCTGTCGAACATATCAATAATGCATTTAAAGAAAATTTCTCAAGCTATAGTTCTGAGTCAAATATTTTTTCAATACAAAAGAGATTTTTATATGAAAATGGATGA